CGGTGCCGTGCACACCGCGCCCGGTCACGGCCAGGAAGACTACGTGGTTGGCAAGGCCTACGGCCTGCTCGAACGCTATACCGCGGCCGAACTCAACCCGGTCGACGGCCGCGGCGTCTATCTGCCGTCGACGCCGCCGATCGGCGACACCGCGCTCGCCGGCCTGCACATCTGGAAGGCCAACGACGTCATCGTCGACGGGCTGCGCGCGCAGGGCAGCCTGCTCGCGTTCGCGAAGCTCGAGCACAGCTATCCGCACTGCTGGCGCCACAAGACGCCGATCGCGTTCCGCGCCACGCCGCAGTGGTTCATTTCGATGTCGCAGGCCAACCTGCGCGATGACGCACTGGCGGCCATCAAGACGGTCACCTGGTACCCCGAGTGGGGCCAGGCACGCATTGCCGGCATGGTCGAAGGGCGCCCGGACTGGACGATCTCGCGCCAGCGCACCTGGGGCGTGCCGATCGCGTTGTTCGTGCATCGCGAAACCGGCGAGCCGCATCCGCGCAGCACCGAGCTGATGCGCCTGGTCGCCGACCGCGTGGAGCAGCACGGCGTGGACATCTGGTACACGCTCGACGCCAGCGAGCTGCTGGGTGACGAAGCGGCCGATTACGACAAGATCACCGACATCCTCGATGTCTGGTTCGACTCGGGTGTGACCCACGAAGCCGTGCTCCGGGCGCGCGGCTTCGACAAGCCGGCCGACCTCTACATCGAAGGCTCCGATCAGCATCGCGGCTGGTTCCAATCCTCATTGCTGACCGGCATCGCGATCGACCGGGCGGCGCCGTATCGGCAGTGCCTGACGCACGGCTTCACCGTCGACGAGCACGGCCGCAAGATGTCGAAGTCGCTGGGCAACGGCATCGAGCCGCAGGACATCATGAAGACGCTGGGCGCCGACATCCTGCGCCTGTGGATCGCGTCGGCCGACTACAGCAACGAGATGTCGCTGTCGCAGGAGATCCTCAAGCGCACCGCCGATGCCTATCGCCGCATCCGCAATACCGCGCGTTTCCTGCTCGGCAACCTGGCCGGGTTCGAGCCGGCGCGCGATCTCGTCGCGCCGCAGGACATGGTCGCGCTCGACCGCTGGATCGTGCATCGCGCGGCCCAGCTGCAGACGCGTATCGAGAACGCCTACGCGCGTTACGACTTCGCCGAGATCGTGCAGGCGTTGTCGAACTTCTGCAGCGTCGACCTCGGCTCGCTGTATCTCGATGTCACCAAGGACCGCCTCTACACGATGCCCGAGCATTCGGTCGGCCGCCGCAGTGCGCAGACCGCGATGTATCACGTGGCCGAAGCGTTCACCCGCTGGATCGCGCCGGTGCTGAGCTTCACCGCCGAGGAGCTGTGGGGCCACCTGCCGCCGCCCGCGCAGGGCGTGCGCGAGGCCAACGTGCAGTTCGCGACCTGGTACACGGGACTGGCCGAGCTGGGCAGCGATGCCGGCTGGACAGCGCAGGATTTCGACCGCGTGCTGGAGCTGCGCGAGCGCGTGTCCAAGGTGCTCGAGCCCATGCGCGCCAGCGGCGAGATCGGCGCGGCGCTCGATGCCGAGATCGAGCTGGCTTGCAGCCCCCCGGACGCGGCCTGGTTGTCGCCGGTCGTCGACGAGCTGCGCTTCCTGCTGATCAGCGGCGACGTGTCCATCGTCGACGGCGGTGATGCGAGCGCGATCGGCGTGTCCGCGCGCGCAACCGGCAAGCCCAAGTGCGTGCGCTGCTGGCAGCGTCGCGGCGATGTCGGCGCGGATGCCGACCATCCCGAACTGTGCGGCCGCTGCGTGGGGAACATCGCGACCGACGGCCGTGACGGACAGGGCGAAATCCGGAGGTGGTTCTGATGGCCAAGGTGACGCCAAACGCCCTGCCGTGGCTGGTGCTCTCGGCGGTCGTGATCGTGCTCGACCAGCTGACCAAGTACTGGGTGCTGACCTCGCTGCCGGAATACACCGCGATTCCGGTCATCGACGGCTTCTGGAACTGGTACCGCACCTACAACACCGGTGCGGCCTTCAGCTTCCTCGCCGACGCCGGCGGCTGGCAGAAATGGTTCTTCACGATCCTGGCGATCGCCATCAGCGGCACCCTGGCCTGGTGGCTGGCGAAGACGCCGCGTCGCGACTGGCGCACGGCGCTGCCGTTCGCGCTGGTGATCGGCGGTGCGCTTGGCAATGTCATCGACCGGCAGATCCACGGACATGTGGTCGACTTCATCCAGTGGCATTGGCAGGACCATTACTGGCCGGCGTTCAACCTCGCCGATGCTGCGATCGTCGGCGGCGCGATCGGGATCGTTCTGTTCGGGTTTTTCCCGGCGAAGAAGTCGAAGTAGACCGCGTCAGCGTGGTCGGCACCTCGCCCTTCGGGAGAGGTCGACGCGTAGAGCGCGTCGGGTGAGGGGGGGGCTTGCGCGATGTCTCTGCAGATCCCGAGCATATTCAGGGCTCATGGGAAGCATTCCCGCGCCCTCACCCCGTTCCCCTCTCCCATGGGGAGAGGGGCGTATGGGCCGTGCGGGAGACGCCCCGTCGTGCTTCTGTTCCGTTTCGGCGCCACAGGCTCCGGTAAACTTGGATTCTTATGGACATCGTCCTCGCCAATCCCCGCGGCTTCTGCGCCGGTGTCGACCGCGCGATCGAGATCGTCAAGCGCGCGATCGAGACGCTCGGCGCCCCGATCTACGTTCGCCATGAGGTCGTGCACAACCGGTTCGTGGTCGAAGACCTCAAGTGCCGCGGCGCGATCTTCGTCGAGGAACTCGATGAAGTGCCCGATGGCAATACGGTGATCTTCAGCGCCCATGGCGTCTCCCAGGCCGTGCGCGAGGAGGCCGGTCGGCGCGGTCTCAAGGTGTTCGACGCGACGTGTCCGCTGGTGACCAAGGTGCACTTCGAGGTGGCGCGGCATTGTCGCGCCGGACGCGATGTCGTGCTGATCGGTCACGCGGGTCACCCGGAAGTCGAAGGCACGATGGGCCAGTGGCGCGCCGAAGCGGGCCTGGGCTCGATCTATCTCGTCGAGGACGAGGCCGACGTCGAGGCGCTGGTGGTCGGACAGCCCGACAACTTCGCCTATACGACGCAGACCACGCTTTCGGTCGACGACACGCGCAGTGTCATCGCAGCGCTGCGGGCCCGATTTCCGATGATCCAGGGACCGAAGCATGACGACATCTGCTACGCAACCCAGAATCGCCAGGACGCGGTGCGCGATCTGGCGCGGGAATGCGATCTGATCCTCGTGGTCGGGTCCCCCAACAGCTCCAACTCCAACCGTCTGCGCGAGCTGGCCGAGCGCGACGGCGTGGAGGCCTATCTGATCGACGGTGCCGACGAGATCGATCCGCGCTGGATCGAGGGGCGGCGGCACATCGGGGTGACCGCGGGCGCATCGGCGCCCGACGTGCTCGTGCAGGGCGTGCTCGATCGGCTGCAGCAGCTCGGCGCGCATGGCGTGCGCGAGCTGGCTGGCGAGCCGGAGAACATGGTCTTCGCCCTGCCCAAGGAACTGCGCCTGCAACTGGTCGATTGACCGCGAGGCCTGCGCTCCCTAGAATTCGCGTCCCAAGCCGGAATAGCTCAGTTGGTAGAGCGGCGCATTCGTAATGCGTAGGTCGTAGGTTCGATTCCTATTTCCGGCACCAGTTCGACGAAAGGCGACCCGCGGGTCGCCTTTTTCGTGGGCGATGCAGGCTCAGCCGGCTTCGACGCGATCGCGGCCCGCCGCCTTGGCCCGGTACAGCGCGGCGTCCACGTCGCGGATCCAGTCGGCGAGCGCGGCATGGGCGCTCCGCGTCTCGGCCAGGCCGATACTTACCGTACAGCGCATCCCGGGCTCGGCTTCGAACACGAGATCGGCGATTCCGATGCGTACCCGCTCGGCCACCACGAGCGCGCGCTCGCGGTCCGCCGGTGCCAGCAGCAGTGCGAACTCGTCACCGCCGAAGCGTGCCGGAACGTCGTCGCCCGCTGCCACGCCACGCAGGACCTCGCCGACACGTCGCACGACAATGTCGCCCATGCCATGCCCGTAGCGGTCGTTCGTGGCCTTGAAGTTGTCGATGTCGATCAGCAGCAGCGCCGCCTGGCGGCCGCTGCGCTTGAACAGCTTGACCGCATGAGCTGCGCGCGCATCGAAATGACGGCGATTGGGCAGGTTGCTCGCCGAATCGGTCCGTGTGATGCGCTCCAGTTCGCGGTTGTGCCGCGCGATGGTGCGGCCGAGCCGCCAGGTCACCGCGCTCAGCGCGAGCTGGTAGCCCAATATCAGCGGCAGGCAGGCGACCATCGTGCGCGTCGATGTCTCGGGCTCGAATGGCCGGCCTGCGAGCACCCAAGTGACCGCAAAGGCAGCGAGCAGCGCGGGGAGGGCGCGTGCGACCAGGCGCCATCCGCCGGCGGCAAAACGATCCGCGGCCAACACGCTGAGCAGCACCGCCGTCGGTATCAGGCCGACGCCGATCGCGGCGATCCAGGCTCCGCCCGCCGCGGCATCCAGCACGAGATTGCGGTACTCCAACGCTGCGGGATCGCGCGCGCGGCCGGCGAGCAGCCATGCAATCTGCGGCCAGACGAGCACGTTGAACAACAACGCGGTCCAGACCCATCCCGGCGCGTCACGTTCGAGCAGGACCGAGGCGATGGGCAGCGCGCAGAGCGCGGTGCCGAGCATGCGCATGCGATGGATGCGGGAGACGAACCGCAGCGCGGGCGTCCGGGAGCGATCGGCGATATTGTCGTAATACGGCACGTGCTTCAGCGGGCCCATGGTTGGTCACTGGAAGTGACGGAGAAATTGTAGACGCGCCTCGCGGTCGCGTGCCGAATTTGTGATGGGGGTCGCATCACCGGCCTTGGACTCGCGTTTTGGATTGCCGGCGCGGGAGGCTGCCGGTCTCCTGTGCTGCGACGGTGCTCGGCTATGCTGCCGCGTCGTTCTCCGCAGACATCTCTCCGTGGCCAAGACTGTCACCAAAGCCCGAACCGCCTTCGTCTGCAACGAGTGCGGCGCCGACTTCAACAAGTGGCAGGGCCAGTGCAGTGCCTGCGGCGCCTGGGATTCGATCTCCGAGATCGTGCTCGAGAGCGCAGCGGCGGCGAAGTCGCCGGCCTCGCGCCGCAGCGGCTGGGCCGGCAAGATCGACGCGCCCAGGGTCATGGCACTCAAGGACGTCCAGCAGGGCGAGGACGTGCGGGTGTCGACCGGCATCGGCGAGTTCGACCGCGTGCTCGGCGGCGGCCTGGTGGAAGGTGCGGTGGTGCTGGTCGGAGGAGACCCGGGTATCGGCAAGTCGACTCTGCTGCTGCAGGCGCTGGCGCAGATGGCCGGCACCTTGCCGGGGCTCTACGTCACCGGCGAGGAATCGCTGGCCCAGGTCGCCGGGCGCGCGGTGCGGCTCGGCCTGTCGCTCGACGGGCTGCATGCGCTGGCCGAGACCGGCATCGAACGCATCCTCCAGCACGCATCCGAGCTGCGCCCCAAGCTGATCATTGCCGATTCGATCCAGACCCTGTGGACCGAATCGCTGACCGCGGCGCCGGGTTCGGTGAGCCAGGTCCGCGAGTCCGCCGCGCGCCTGGTGCGCTATGCCAAGGAGACCGGCACCGCCGTGTTCCTGGTCGGCCATGTGACCAAGGAAGGCGGCATCGCCGGTCCGCGGGTGCTCGAGCACATGGTCGATGCGGTGCTGTATTTCGAAGGCGACAGCGGCAGCCGCTTCCGGGTCATGCGGGCGTTCAAGAACCGCTTCGGCGCGGTCAACGAGCTCGGCGTGTTCGCGATGGGCGACAAGGGCCTGAAGGAAGTCCCCAATCCGTCGGCGATCTTCCTCTCTGGCGGCAGCACGCCGCAGCCGGGCAGTTGCGTGATGGTCACGCGCGAGGGCACACGGCCGTTGCTGGTCGAGGTGCAGGCGCTGGTGGATGCCTCGCCGCTGTCGAATCCGCGGCGCGTGGCAGTGGGCATGGAAGGCAATCGCCTGGCGATGCTGCTGGCGGTTCTGCACCGCCACGGCGGCATCATGACCGGCGACCAGGACGTGTTCGTCAACGTCGTCGGTGGCATCCGGGTGCAGGAGACCGCGGCCGATCTGCCCGTGCTGCTGTCGGTGCTGTCCTCGCTGCGCGATGCGCCGCTGCCGGACAAGACCATCGCGTTCGGCGAAGTGGGCCTGAGCGGCGAGATCCGCCCCGTGCCCAACGGCGAGGAGCGCCTGCGCGAAGCCGCAACGCACGGGTTCAGGCGCGCGATCGTCGCCAGGGCCAACGCGCCCAAAACCGGAAATTTCAAGGGCATGGAGGTCATCGGCGTCGAGCGCCTGGCCGAAGCGCTTGAGCACATCTGACGCCGCGTCGGCGCGACACGCCCGCTGATATCCGGCGATGCTTCGTATTTCCAGGGCCACGGCCGCTGCGCGCGCCGTTTCCATCGTCCTGCATCCGTTTGTCGTTTTCAGCGCGCTCGCGCTGATCGCAGCCTGGCGGCTCGAGCCCGCATCGCTCGCGCGTACCTTGGTGGGCCTGGGCACGGCGATCGCGATCGTCTGGCTCTTCATCTGGCAACGCCGCCGCGGCGGGCACTGGCAGACCGTGGACGCATCGCGCCCGCAGGAGCGGCCCCTGCTGTATGGGCTGGTGTTGTTCCTTGCCGGCGGCTACTGGCTGTGGATGGGCGGTCCGGGATCGGCCATGTCGGCCGGGGTACTCGCCGCGGTGGCGATGCTGTGCGTGGCCGGCCTCGCCAACCGCTGGATCAAGCTGTCGTTGCACATGGCGAGCCTGGCCTTCGCGGGTGTGTCGTTGCTGCAGCTTGCGCCTGCGGTCGCGGCGGTTGGGTTGATGTGCGCGCCGCTGCTCGGTTGGTCGCGCCTGCGACTGGAGCGACACTCGTATTCGGAAGTGTTGGGCGGTGCGGCGCTGGGGGCGGCATCGGCGCTCCTTCCCTACCTCATCGGCTGACCAGGCGGGGCGGTCGCATCCGACAGGAGTTTCCGATCGCTGCGGCGCTAACGTCGCGCCGGGAGCACCGCATGCCCGGCGGTGCGCCGAGCCCCTTCGGTTCGATCCCGCGGCGCTGGAGCATCCGTCGGGCGCGACCGGGGCAGGGCCCGCAGGGATGCCATCCACCTGCGTGCCGCATTGGGCAAGGCGTTCAGCCGGTACGTCGGAGTACGAGCTCCAGCACGAACTTGCTGCCGAAGAACGCCAGTACCAGCAGCGCCATCGCGGCCAGCGTCCAGCCGACCGCGCGTGCGCCGCGCCAGCCATGGCGCCAGCGTCCGAGGAGCAGGGCGCCGAAGGCCAGCCAGGACAGCACGCTCAGCACCGTCTTGTGCATCAGGTGCTGGGCGAAGAAGTCGTCGACGAACAGCACGCCGGTCACCAGCGTGGCGGTGAGCAGGACGAAACCGACCCAGATCGTGCGGAACAGCAGCGATTCGAGTTCGGTCAGCGGTGGCAGGGCGCGCAACCAGCGGTGGAATTCGCGCCGCCGCAGTGCCCGCTCCTGGGCCATCAGCAGCAGCGCGAGCAGGGCTGCGATCGCAAGCGCGGCGTAGGCCAACAGGGCGAACCAGGCGTGCATCTGCAGGCGCCAGTCCAGTGTGTCGCTGGCGGTATGCGTGGCCTGGCCGTAGGCGATGAGCGTCACCGCCGCGATCGGGAACACGATGACCCCGAGCGCGGCCATGCGACCCCGCGCGTCGTAGAGCACGGTCAGCACTGCCATGCCCAGGCTGACCAGCGACAGGGCCGCGAAGAAATGCAGTTCCGCGCCGACATCCCGCCACACCACGAGGTGCGCGGCCGCGTGCAGCGCCACGGCGCAGAGTGCTGGCGCGGCCCACCAGATCGTGGCCGGAGCGGGTTCCCGACCGACGCCGCGCACCAGGGCAGCGGCCGCCAGCAGGTAGAGCAGGGCAGCAATGAGAACGAATGTCATCGGCGAAGTGTCGCACGCCGGTCGTTCGCCAGCGAGGTGCCGGGGCCGGCCCGCTATAATCACGGACCGTATTCCGCCGCATCGAGTCCCGCATGTTCGAGTCCCTGACCCAGCGCCTGTCCGGCACCATGGAGCGCCTGCGCGGGCGCGGTCGCCTGACGGAAGAGAACATCCGCGAAGCGACCCGCGAGGTGCGCATCGCGCTGCTCGAGGCCGACGTGGCCCTGCCGGTGGTGCAGGCGCTGATCGAGCGGATCAAGGTGCGCGCGGTCGGCCAGGAAGTGCTGAAGTCGCTCACCCCGGGCCAGGCGCTGATCAAGGTCGTGCGCGACGAGCTGACCGCGGTGATGGGCGCGCAGGCCACCGAGCTCAACCTCAACGTGCCCGCGCCGGCGGTCATCCTGATGGCCGGCCTGCAGGGCGCGGGCAAGACCACGACGGTCGGCAAGCTCGCCAAACTGCTCAAGGAAAAGCGCAAGAAGAAGGTCATGGTGGTCTCGGCCGACGTCTACCGCCCGGCTGCGATCGAGCAGCTGAAGACGCTGGCCCAGCAGGTCGACGTCGCGTTCTTCCCGTCCGATGCGTCCCAGCAGCCGGTCGACATCGTGCGCGCCGCCATTGCCGATGCGAAGAAGTCCTTCATCGACGTGCTGATCGTCGACACCGCCGGCCGCCTCGCCATCGACGAGGCGATGATGGCCGAGATCAAGGCGCTGCATGCCGAGGTCAAGCCGGTCGAGACCCTGTTCGTCGTCGACTCGATGACCGGCCAGGACGCCGCCACGACGGCCAAGGCCTTCGGCGAAGCGTTGCCGCTGACCGGCGTGGTGCTGACCAAGACCGACGGCGACGCCCGCGGCGGCGCGGCGCTGTCGGTGCGCTACATCACCGGCAAGCCGATCAAGTTCGTCGGCACCGGCGAGAAGGTCGATGGCCTGGATGTGTTCCATCCCGAACGTGTCGCCAGCCGCATCCTCGACATGGGCGATGTGCTGTCGCTGGTCGAGCAGGTCGAAGGCCAGGTCGACAAGGACAAGGCGCAGAAACTCGCCGAGAAGGTTGCCAAGGGCAAGAAGTTCGACCTCAACGACATGCGCGACCAGCTCGAGCAGATGCAGAACATGGGCGGCATCGGCAGCCTGATGGAAAAGCTGCCGGGCCTCGGCCAGGTGCCCGAACACCTCAAGCAGCAGGTGGCGCAGAACAAGGAAGTGCCGCGGATGATTGCGATCATCAATTCGATGACCAAGAAGGAACGGCGCAATCCCAACCTGCTCAACGGCTCGCGGCGCTCGCGCATCGCCGCCGGTTCCGGCACCACGCCGGCCGACGTCAACAAGCTGATGAAGCAGTACATGCAGATGGAAAAGATGATGGGCAAGATGGCCCGCGGCGGCATGAAGGGCATGATGCGAGGCCTGCAGGGCATGATGGGCGGCATGGGCCGCATGCCGTTCCGCTGAGCACTCCGGCGCGCGGGCGGTTGGGGATGGCCCGCAGGTCCTCCGCGACGCGCCCGGGCGGGTCATCGCGGGCATCGCGCCCGGTGCGGCGCGATGTCGCCCGGTCCCGCCCGTCAGTGTCGGCCGGTGCGGGCCGGTTCCCCCCAATCGCCGTCGGCGCACCCCTGCTTCCGCTTGTGCGATGCCGCCGTGCGCGTCAGGGAGGGGCGCGATGATGGCGCTTTACTGGAACGGTCGGCCGGCCACGCTGCAGGATCTGGCCGTCCCGGCGCTGCGCAACGATGGCCATTTCACGACCTTCCAGCTGCGTGAGAGGGCGGTACTGGGCCTGGATCTGCACCTGCAGCGCCTCGATGAGGCCTCGCGCGCGCTGTTCGGCATCGGTCTGGATCCGGATCGTGTGCGTGCGTCGTTGCGCGCGGCCGTGGTGGAGACCGGGGTGCGGGATGCGACCGTGCGCATCACCGTCGTGCCGTCCGCGCTCGATGCCCAGGTGCCGTTGGGTCTGCTTGTCGCGTTGTCGCCGCCGGCCGAGCCGGGAGTGGGGCCGCTGCGCCTGCGCTCGTTCGTGTTCCAGCGCGATACGCCGACGATCAAGCATGTCGGCACGTTCGCGCAGTTCCAGCGTCAGCGGCTCGCCCGGGAAGCCGGCGCCGACGATGCCCTGTTCGTCGACGGCCAGGGGGAGGTGGTCGAGGGGTCGGTCTGGAACCTCGGGCTTTGGGACGGTGTGACTGTTGCCTGGCCGCAGGCCGATGCCCTGCGCGGCACCCGGGAGCGCCTGCTACAGGCTGGCCTGGCGGCGCTCGGTGTGCCCCAGGCGGTGCGCCCGGTCATGCTGGCGGAGCTTGACTCCGGTATGGCCGCGTTTACCTGCAATGCGCGCGGGCAGCAGCTGATCGGGGACGTTGACGGCCGGGCCCTGACAGTGGATCCGGGCCTGTTGGCGCTGCTGGATCGGGCGCTGGGGACGCAGCCGCGGACGGTGGTGGCCTGAGGCGGGCTACGGCCGGGTGCTTGTGCCGGATCCCGGGATTCCCGCTATAATCACCGGCTTACCTCGCCACCCTGGCGACTGGGCAACACAGGAAGCAAAGCAATGGTCAAGATCCGTCTCGCGCGCGGTGGCGCCAAGAAGCGTCCGTTCTACCACATCGTCGTGACCGACTCGCGCAGTGCGCGCGACGGCCGCAACATCGAGCGCGTGGGTTACTACAACCCGGTCGCGACCGGTGGCGAGCAGCGCGTCGTCCTCGACGCCGCCCGCATCGACCATTGGGTTTCCAATGGCGCCCAGATGACCGACAAGGTCCGTGCCCTGTACAAGGACGCGGGCAAGACGGCCGTTGCGGCTGCCGCCGCCTGATGTCGCGGCCGCGCCCAGCGCGCGGCCATGTCACGCAATGAATAACCCGACGCGCCAGCCTCCCCAGCGGATGATCCAGCTGGGCAAGGTCCATGGCGCGTTCGGCGTGCGTGGCGAAGTGAAGCTCGAGTCGTTCACCGAGCCGCGCAGTGCCATTTTCCGTTACCAGCCCTGGGTGTTGCGCGATGCGCGCGGCACCGAGCGCACGCTGGAAGGCGCGCGGGGCCGCGAGACGCCGAAGGGCATCGTTGCCACGCTGCCGGGCGTCGAGGACCGTGATGGCGCCGAAGCCACCCGTGGCCTCGAGATCTGGGTGGCGCGCGAGGCGCTTCCGCCGCCGCAACCGGGTGAGTACTACTGGGTCGATCTCGAGGGCCTGGCGGTACGCAATACCGACGGCAGCGATTTCGGCGTGGTCTCGCACCTGTTCTCCACCGGTGCCAACGACGTGCTGGTGGCGCAGGGCGAACGTGAGCGGATGATCCCGTTCCTGGTTCCGGACTACATCGTCTCGGTGGATTTCGACGCCGGCGTCGTGACCGTCGACTGGGATCCCGAGTTCTAGCCATCAGCGGATCGACGGCGTCGTTCCCCATGGACGTGTCCGTCCTTCCGCGCTCGGCAGGACATGTCGAGCGCGGCCCCGCCCGGGCAGGAGCAGACACGCGATGACGTCCGAGACGAATACCCAGTCAGACACGCCCGCGCGCGGGCCGATCCGCATCGACGTCGTCAGTCTGTTCCCCGATTTCATCGATCAGGCGGCCGCGGTGGGTGTGGTCGGGCGCGCGCGCGAGCGGGGCCTGCTGGCGCTGCAGGGCTGGAATCCTCGCGACTACGCCCAGGGCAACTACCGCCGGGTGGACGATCGCCCCTTCGGCGGCGGTCCCGGCATGGTCATGCTGATCGATCCGCTGCGCGCGGCGATCGCTGCCGCCCGCGCGGCCGATCCCGCGCCGGCGCGGGTGATCTACATGAGCCCGCAGGGCCGCCCATTGACCCAGGCGCACGTGCGCGAACTCGCCGCCCTGCCCAGGCTGATCCTGCTGTGCGGCCGCTACGAAGGAGTCGATGAGCGCCTGCTCGCGGCCGAGGTGGACGAAGAGCTGTCGATCGGCGACTACGTGCTGTCGGGCGGTGAGCTGGCCGCGGCCGTCGTCGTCGATGCGGTCGCCCGGCTGCAGGATGGCGCGCTCGGTGATGCAGAATCCGCCGTGCAGGACAGCTTCGAGGGTGACGGCCTGCTGGATTGTCCGCACTACACGCGCCCGGTCGAGCACGCCCTGGGCCAGGTGCCGGATGTGCTGCTGTCGGGCAATCACGCCGAGATCGCCAAGTGGCGTCGCCAGCAGTCGTTGCTGCGCACGCTGGAGCGTCGCCCGGACCTGCTGGACGAGGCCGCGCTCGGCAAGGCCGATCGCCGCCTGCTCGCGGACTGGCGCGCCGCGCATCCCGACAGCCCCCGCTCCGGAGACTGAGCTGGAGTGGGGTGCTCTGGCTTTCTCGGGTGGCGTGCCCGTATAATGCGCGGCTGACCGTTTCATCCGAGCCGCAAGAGCTCGTCAAGCCAGAGCGTGCGTCCACGTGCACCACGCCTATAACGACACCAACAGGCCCAGACCCATGACCACCAAGCCCTCCCTGAACACCCTGCTGCAGAACTTCGAAAGCGCGCAGAGCGCGCGCGTGCTTCCCGACTTCGGCCCCGGCGACACCGTTGTCGTCAACGTCAAGGTGAAGGAAGGCAACCGCGAGCGTGTGCAGGCCTACGAGGGTGTGGTCATCGCGATCAAGAACGCCGGTCT
The genomic region above belongs to Luteimonas chenhongjianii and contains:
- a CDS encoding aminotransferase class IV encodes the protein MMALYWNGRPATLQDLAVPALRNDGHFTTFQLRERAVLGLDLHLQRLDEASRALFGIGLDPDRVRASLRAAVVETGVRDATVRITVVPSALDAQVPLGLLVALSPPAEPGVGPLRLRSFVFQRDTPTIKHVGTFAQFQRQRLAREAGADDALFVDGQGEVVEGSVWNLGLWDGVTVAWPQADALRGTRERLLQAGLAALGVPQAVRPVMLAELDSGMAAFTCNARGQQLIGDVDGRALTVDPGLLALLDRALGTQPRTVVA
- the rpsP gene encoding 30S ribosomal protein S16; translated protein: MVKIRLARGGAKKRPFYHIVVTDSRSARDGRNIERVGYYNPVATGGEQRVVLDAARIDHWVSNGAQMTDKVRALYKDAGKTAVAAAAA
- the rimM gene encoding ribosome maturation factor RimM (Essential for efficient processing of 16S rRNA), giving the protein MNNPTRQPPQRMIQLGKVHGAFGVRGEVKLESFTEPRSAIFRYQPWVLRDARGTERTLEGARGRETPKGIVATLPGVEDRDGAEATRGLEIWVAREALPPPQPGEYYWVDLEGLAVRNTDGSDFGVVSHLFSTGANDVLVAQGERERMIPFLVPDYIVSVDFDAGVVTVDWDPEF
- the trmD gene encoding tRNA (guanosine(37)-N1)-methyltransferase TrmD; this encodes MRIDVVSLFPDFIDQAAAVGVVGRARERGLLALQGWNPRDYAQGNYRRVDDRPFGGGPGMVMLIDPLRAAIAAARAADPAPARVIYMSPQGRPLTQAHVRELAALPRLILLCGRYEGVDERLLAAEVDEELSIGDYVLSGGELAAAVVVDAVARLQDGALGDAESAVQDSFEGDGLLDCPHYTRPVEHALGQVPDVLLSGNHAEIAKWRRQQSLLRTLERRPDLLDEAALGKADRRLLADWRAAHPDSPRSGD